The Saliniradius amylolyticus DNA segment TCCAGCCAGGCCACAGGCGCTATTGTTTGACTTAGACGGCACCTTATTGGATACCGCCGATGATATGGGCACGGCCCTAAACCAGTTGCTAAAAGCGTATCAGCGTCCACCAGCCAAGGCTGAGGATTATCGGTTGATCGCCTCCCACGGTGCTAAAGGGATGCTGACACTGGGCTTTGGAGAGCACCTGCCCGACCTGGGGCAAGCAAGTCTGCGGCAACAGTTTTTGGATTTGTATGCCACCGCCATCTGCCGTCATACGCGTTTATATGACGGTATAGAAGCCGTGATCAGTACATTGACTCAACAAGGCATACCCTGGGGAATTGTTACCAATAAACCCCAGACGCTCACCGAAAAGCTGCTAAAGCATTTTCCGGTTTTGTCTGCCGCCGACATCATTCTTTGCGGTGATAGCCTGCCAAGGCGTAAGCCAGACCCATTACCGTTAACCTATGCAGCCGAGAAGTTGGAGGTGGTGTCCCGCCATTGCTGGTATATCGGTGATGCCCGACGGGATATTGATGCTGCTCTCGGGGCGGGCATGATCGCCATTTTGGCTGAGTACGGTT contains these protein-coding regions:
- a CDS encoding HAD family hydrolase, with translation MTDSFPARPQALLFDLDGTLLDTADDMGTALNQLLKAYQRPPAKAEDYRLIASHGAKGMLTLGFGEHLPDLGQASLRQQFLDLYATAICRHTRLYDGIEAVISTLTQQGIPWGIVTNKPQTLTEKLLKHFPVLSAADIILCGDSLPRRKPDPLPLTYAAEKLEVVSRHCWYIGDARRDIDAALGAGMIAILAEYGYIHPNENPQQWPADYRITHPEALLAWLVP